A genome region from Pseudomonas helmanticensis includes the following:
- a CDS encoding 4'-phosphopantetheinyl transferase family protein: MSDSPFVALLPKRCSVKQADEPQWWSGGLYAEERWHAQKMHALRRREFTAGRNCARAALRSLGLPDVAIGKGAQGEPLFPCAVTGSITHTGDYCAAAVCRKPGISSIGIDAQQNVDLDQSLYRRVLGHRPGTTIASDGHCEGTLVFSLKEAFYKALYPVCQRPVPAMALKVHLPASFGPCIIEVLTPALKTVVEAFNVDIRFSFDEQRIYSAVTLSERS, translated from the coding sequence ATGAGTGACTCACCGTTCGTTGCGCTGCTGCCGAAGCGATGCAGCGTCAAACAAGCCGATGAACCGCAGTGGTGGTCAGGCGGACTGTATGCCGAAGAGCGCTGGCATGCGCAAAAAATGCACGCATTGCGCCGCCGTGAATTCACCGCCGGGCGCAATTGTGCCCGGGCGGCATTGCGATCCTTGGGCTTGCCGGACGTTGCGATTGGCAAGGGTGCGCAGGGTGAACCGCTGTTTCCCTGCGCGGTGACCGGCAGCATCACTCACACGGGCGACTATTGCGCGGCGGCCGTGTGCCGAAAGCCAGGAATCAGCAGCATCGGCATCGATGCCCAGCAGAATGTCGACCTCGATCAATCACTGTATCGGCGAGTGCTCGGGCATCGCCCAGGCACAACCATTGCCAGCGATGGTCACTGCGAAGGTACGTTGGTGTTCAGTTTGAAAGAGGCGTTTTACAAAGCGCTGTATCCGGTTTGCCAACGCCCCGTGCCAGCAATGGCGTTGAAGGTGCACCTGCCGGCCTCCTTTGGGCCATGCATCATCGAGGTGCTGACGCCGGCCCTGAAAACAGTCGTCGAAGCGTTCAATGTCGACATCCGCTTCAGCTTCGATGAACAGCGTATTTATAGCGCCGTCACGTTATCGGAGCGGTCGTGA
- a CDS encoding aspartate aminotransferase family protein, protein MSAEFDSTRSTRDYQDADAAHHIHAFVDQKALNEEGPRVMVSGDRLALWDNDGNRYLDGMSGLWCTNLGYGRKDLAGAATKQLEQLPYYNMFFHTTHPAVIELSELLFSLLPKHYSHAIYTNSGSEANEVLIRTVRKFWQVMGQPEKKIMIGRWNGYHGSTLAATALGGMKFMHEMGGTIPDVAHIDEPYWFAHEGNLSPEEFGLKAAQQLEEKILELGADKVAAFVAEPFQGAGGMIIPPATYWPEIQRICRKYDVLLCADEVIGGFGRTGEWFAHQALGFEPDTLSIAKGLTSGYIPMGGLILSRRMAEALVEKGGVFAHGLTYSGHPVAAAVAIANLKALRDEGVVTQVKTDTGPYLQNCLREVFGNHPLVGEIQGIGLVAALQFAEDKVTRKRFANENDIAWRCRTIGFEEGLIIRSTLGRMIMAPALIATRTELDELIDKTRIAVDRTAREYGIL, encoded by the coding sequence ATGTCCGCCGAATTCGATTCGACCCGCAGCACCCGCGATTATCAGGACGCCGACGCCGCCCACCACATTCACGCGTTCGTCGATCAGAAAGCCCTCAACGAGGAAGGCCCGCGGGTGATGGTCAGCGGTGATCGCCTGGCGTTGTGGGACAACGATGGCAATCGTTACCTGGACGGCATGTCCGGCCTGTGGTGCACCAACCTCGGTTATGGGCGCAAGGATCTGGCTGGCGCTGCGACGAAGCAGCTGGAACAATTGCCCTACTACAACATGTTCTTCCACACCACTCACCCGGCGGTGATCGAACTGTCCGAGCTGCTCTTCAGCCTGTTGCCCAAGCACTACAGCCATGCGATCTACACCAACTCCGGTTCCGAAGCCAACGAAGTGCTGATCCGCACCGTGCGCAAGTTCTGGCAGGTGATGGGCCAGCCCGAGAAGAAAATCATGATCGGCCGCTGGAACGGCTATCACGGCTCGACCCTCGCGGCGACGGCGCTGGGCGGGATGAAGTTCATGCACGAAATGGGCGGCACCATTCCTGATGTCGCGCACATTGATGAGCCGTACTGGTTTGCCCACGAAGGCAATCTCAGCCCGGAAGAGTTTGGCCTGAAAGCCGCGCAGCAACTGGAAGAGAAAATTCTCGAACTGGGAGCCGACAAGGTCGCCGCGTTTGTTGCCGAACCGTTCCAGGGCGCAGGCGGCATGATCATTCCACCGGCGACTTACTGGCCGGAAATTCAACGCATCTGCCGCAAGTACGACGTGCTGCTGTGCGCTGACGAAGTCATTGGCGGGTTTGGCCGTACGGGTGAATGGTTTGCGCATCAGGCGCTCGGCTTCGAACCCGACACGCTGTCGATTGCCAAAGGCCTGACCTCCGGTTACATCCCCATGGGCGGGCTGATCCTGTCGCGGCGCATGGCTGAGGCATTGGTGGAAAAAGGTGGCGTGTTCGCGCACGGTCTCACCTATTCCGGCCACCCGGTCGCTGCCGCGGTGGCGATTGCCAACCTCAAGGCGCTGCGCGATGAAGGGGTAGTCACTCAGGTTAAAACCGACACTGGCCCGTATCTGCAAAACTGCCTGCGTGAGGTGTTTGGCAACCATCCGCTGGTGGGTGAGATTCAGGGTATCGGGCTGGTGGCCGCGTTGCAGTTCGCCGAAGACAAGGTAACGCGCAAGCGTTTCGCCAACGAAAACGACATCGCCTGGCGTTGCCGCACGATCGGTTTTGAAGAGGGTTTGATCATTCGTTCTACGCTGGGCCGGATGATCATGGCCCCGGCGTTGATCGCCACGCGCACCGAGTTGGACGAACTGATCGACAAGACCCGTATCGCCGTGGATCGCACGGCCCGCGAATACGGCATCCTGTAA
- a CDS encoding transposase, whose protein sequence is MAMPVSVVKPIVGVDVAKNELVIYQAELDLLETISNDKTAIKKWLKALPAPVDLAIESTNIYHLAFADLAHEAGCTIYMVDGYALSHYRIGVKVRAKTDALDAKLLARYLKNEYEELHPWIPPSPLYRRLLSLFRRRAALVQARVGLVQSWANEPLLKSAFAEQVASMQRLETLVEKMINDQLKEAGLLADLKRCTKVEGIGFLTGARLIATFQRGDFKNADAFIAFLGMDLRVSQSGQKDGRRSLTKRGDPEARRLLHNAAMSASRTPAWKSFYEEQRNRGFSTTQALVILARKLARVVFALLKGQSEYQPKGG, encoded by the coding sequence ATGGCAATGCCGGTTTCTGTCGTAAAGCCTATTGTGGGCGTGGATGTTGCCAAGAATGAACTGGTCATCTATCAGGCCGAGCTGGATCTGCTCGAGACTATTTCCAATGACAAGACAGCCATCAAAAAATGGCTGAAAGCCTTGCCTGCACCTGTTGATTTGGCTATCGAATCGACCAACATCTATCACCTGGCGTTCGCCGATCTGGCCCATGAAGCCGGGTGCACGATTTACATGGTCGATGGCTACGCGTTGAGTCATTACCGAATAGGGGTGAAAGTTCGCGCCAAAACCGATGCGCTGGACGCCAAGCTGCTCGCTCGTTATCTAAAAAACGAATACGAAGAGCTTCATCCTTGGATCCCGCCATCGCCTTTATATCGCCGCCTTCTGAGCCTTTTCCGCCGTCGTGCAGCGCTGGTTCAGGCACGGGTTGGTCTGGTGCAAAGCTGGGCGAATGAACCGCTGCTCAAAAGCGCGTTTGCTGAGCAAGTGGCCTCAATGCAGAGGCTCGAAACATTGGTCGAGAAGATGATCAACGATCAATTAAAAGAGGCTGGGCTGCTCGCAGATCTGAAGCGCTGCACAAAAGTTGAAGGTATTGGTTTTTTGACCGGAGCCCGTTTGATCGCAACATTTCAGCGGGGCGACTTCAAAAACGCGGATGCATTTATTGCGTTTTTGGGGATGGATTTGCGCGTGTCGCAGTCAGGACAAAAGGACGGTCGCCGGAGCCTGACCAAACGCGGAGACCCAGAGGCCCGGCGACTGCTCCATAACGCAGCCATGTCGGCCAGCCGTACACCGGCTTGGAAAAGCTTCTACGAGGAGCAAAGAAACCGTGGGTTCAGTACGACACAGGCGCTGGTGATATTGGCTCGCAAGCTTGCGCGAGTGGTATTCGCGCTGCTGAAGGGGCAAAGCGAATACCAGCCGAAGGGAGGTTGA
- a CDS encoding TetR/AcrR family transcriptional regulator, with amino-acid sequence MSGLRERQKEQRRQVIAEAALALFKTQGFAATTLEQIAVQAGVSAPTVVNYFGGKQEILLALLKQPDEQAMREARANLDDDSDPLEALCEFEGLMTHYQLQAMPASLWRELAPFLFTGELARALEPWNGAVIEETKALLVHFQRNGKIRQSIDIDVAATLFNQYANVAFIRLATEATPDRDAHARHMRSVLSLICHGILELPVTTAPIT; translated from the coding sequence ATGAGCGGACTCAGAGAGCGGCAGAAGGAACAGCGCAGACAAGTGATCGCCGAAGCGGCGCTCGCGTTGTTCAAGACCCAGGGTTTTGCCGCGACCACGCTGGAGCAGATCGCCGTGCAGGCCGGGGTGTCCGCACCGACCGTGGTCAATTACTTCGGCGGCAAGCAGGAGATTCTGCTGGCGTTGCTCAAACAACCGGATGAACAGGCGATGCGTGAGGCGCGCGCCAATCTTGACGATGACAGCGATCCGCTGGAGGCGTTGTGCGAATTCGAAGGGCTGATGACCCATTACCAACTGCAGGCGATGCCCGCATCGTTGTGGCGCGAGTTGGCGCCATTTCTGTTCACCGGCGAGCTCGCCCGGGCACTTGAGCCGTGGAACGGTGCAGTGATCGAAGAAACCAAAGCGCTGCTGGTGCACTTTCAGCGCAACGGCAAAATCCGCCAGTCAATCGATATCGACGTCGCGGCGACCCTGTTCAATCAATATGCCAATGTCGCCTTCATTCGCCTCGCGACCGAAGCCACACCGGACCGCGATGCGCATGCCCGGCATATGCGCAGTGTGCTGAGCCTGATCTGCCACGGCATACTGGAGCTGCCCGTCACGACCGCTCCGATAACGTGA
- a CDS encoding MbtH family protein: MSEQTYTVVKNREEQYSIWPSHLACPQGWDALHISGSKQACLAYIAEHWTDMRPLSLR, translated from the coding sequence ATGTCCGAACAGACCTACACCGTTGTGAAAAACCGCGAAGAACAGTACTCGATCTGGCCCTCGCACCTTGCCTGTCCCCAAGGATGGGACGCGCTGCACATCAGCGGCAGCAAACAAGCCTGCCTGGCGTACATCGCCGAACACTGGACCGACATGCGGCCGCTGAGCCTGCGCTGA
- a CDS encoding non-ribosomal peptide synthetase, whose translation MNTMPLPDRSLPLLDTQVGLWVSEQVNQASTSHNIHVRLAIGGALDVAALQQAIDWLVQRHDNLRARFVLEGETPRQIISADRHTPLEQERIDAADLHARTDALLLQSMDITAGPLFRSVLLQSGAEQHVLLLIIHHLIFDGGSIEVLLRDLREAYVAFSQGTPAVPAALPFSYAGYVERQATVRTPAALDYWLKTLADRPPAKRFPCARLASGKTARRAADVVTQMQPAAAQQLRELTGPGTFTPFMVHMAICAMLLQRQTAVEDMVFGMPLSTRDGAETNDLTGLFVNVVALRLQLTAQRTFAQLLQHVRARILRAMMHRDLPYHELVSQLRAGRETGALFHVFLNHASVLRRPFQAGRCTFELLPTTNITAAFEMNLAIVETDTGFDTVFEFDDMRFDRTDIGALAEQYHHLLSAVLANPDTEWRDLPAAPASSRPVHQWFETQVEQTPDAIAVVFEDSRLSYRELNARANQVARSLRDAGVTPGVLVGLCIERGPQMVVGILAVLKAGAAYLPIDPDNPDERIRFIVQDTGLGTLLTSSHLQPRFADFALNLMCLDNLAESAAHDTTNLNLSVALQDLAYCIYTSGSTGQPKGALNTHGGFANLVQWYVRDGLHMRNDDRVMLASSVGFDLTQKNILGPLCAGACLMIPQHSPAHAMGFMKALTAYRPTWLNCAPSAFRAFAGSARTASLRMLVLGGEPVDAALLEQLRGRPLTLVNSYGPTECSDVASWCSQDMQTLAQAAEMPLGQAIPGVQVFVLDENLQPVAIGEAGEIHIAGTGVGQGYLRRAALSAQTFIPNPYGPAGSRMYKSGDLGRYLSDGSLAFIGRIDFQVKVRGHRIELGEIESRLSACAAIREAVVMALEAGAGEKRLVAYLVAGDGHVIDGEQLANTLREDLPDYMVPDTWIALPQLPLNINGKLDRKALPPPAWRVQQKTAADGLALTPILRQPRIDVRSLIS comes from the coding sequence ATGAACACGATGCCATTGCCCGACCGCTCCTTGCCGTTGCTCGACACGCAGGTTGGCCTGTGGGTCAGCGAACAGGTCAATCAGGCCAGCACCTCGCATAACATCCACGTGCGCCTGGCGATTGGCGGCGCACTCGACGTCGCCGCGTTACAACAAGCGATCGACTGGCTGGTGCAACGCCACGATAACCTGCGAGCGCGCTTTGTCCTGGAGGGAGAAACACCACGCCAGATCATCAGCGCCGACCGGCACACGCCGCTCGAACAAGAACGGATCGATGCCGCTGATCTGCACGCGCGCACTGACGCCTTGCTGCTGCAGTCGATGGATATCACCGCAGGGCCGCTGTTTCGCAGCGTGTTGCTGCAATCCGGCGCAGAGCAACATGTGCTGCTGCTGATCATCCATCATCTGATATTCGACGGCGGCTCGATTGAGGTGTTGTTGCGCGATCTGCGCGAGGCTTATGTCGCGTTTTCACAAGGCACGCCTGCGGTGCCGGCAGCGCTGCCGTTCAGCTATGCCGGGTATGTCGAGCGTCAAGCGACTGTGCGCACACCAGCCGCCCTCGACTATTGGCTTAAAACCCTGGCTGATCGGCCGCCAGCCAAACGCTTTCCCTGTGCCCGGCTGGCCAGCGGAAAGACCGCACGCCGGGCCGCTGACGTCGTTACTCAGATGCAACCGGCAGCGGCGCAACAGCTGCGTGAATTGACCGGACCCGGCACGTTCACCCCGTTCATGGTGCACATGGCGATCTGCGCAATGTTGTTGCAACGCCAGACCGCCGTCGAAGACATGGTCTTCGGCATGCCGCTGTCGACCCGCGACGGCGCGGAAACGAACGACCTGACGGGGTTGTTCGTCAACGTCGTCGCGCTGCGCCTGCAATTGACCGCGCAGCGGACTTTCGCACAGCTGCTGCAACACGTTCGGGCACGTATTCTGCGGGCGATGATGCACCGCGATCTGCCGTACCACGAATTGGTCAGCCAGTTGCGCGCCGGGCGGGAAACCGGCGCGCTGTTTCATGTCTTTCTCAACCATGCGTCGGTGCTGCGCCGGCCCTTTCAGGCCGGGCGCTGCACGTTTGAACTGCTGCCGACGACAAACATCACCGCGGCGTTCGAAATGAACCTCGCCATTGTCGAAACCGACACCGGTTTTGACACGGTTTTCGAATTCGACGACATGCGCTTCGATCGCACCGACATCGGCGCGCTTGCCGAGCAGTATCACCATCTGCTGTCGGCGGTGCTGGCCAACCCGGACACCGAATGGCGGGATCTGCCCGCCGCGCCCGCCAGCAGTCGTCCGGTGCACCAATGGTTCGAAACCCAGGTCGAACAGACGCCGGACGCCATTGCCGTGGTGTTTGAGGACAGCCGCCTGAGTTACCGCGAGCTCAACGCCCGGGCCAATCAGGTCGCTCGCAGCCTGCGCGATGCCGGTGTCACGCCGGGCGTACTGGTCGGCCTGTGCATCGAGCGTGGCCCGCAGATGGTGGTCGGCATCCTTGCTGTACTCAAGGCCGGAGCAGCCTATCTGCCGATTGATCCGGACAATCCCGATGAGCGTATTCGCTTCATTGTGCAAGACACTGGCCTGGGCACCCTGCTTACTTCAAGCCATTTGCAGCCACGGTTTGCCGACTTTGCGTTGAACCTGATGTGCCTGGATAACCTTGCAGAATCCGCCGCGCACGACACGACTAACCTGAACTTGAGCGTCGCGTTGCAAGACCTCGCCTATTGCATCTATACCTCGGGCTCCACCGGGCAACCGAAAGGAGCGCTCAATACCCACGGCGGTTTCGCCAATCTGGTGCAGTGGTATGTGCGTGACGGCCTGCACATGCGCAACGACGATAGGGTGATGCTCGCCAGCTCGGTCGGTTTCGACCTCACGCAAAAAAACATCCTCGGGCCGCTGTGCGCCGGCGCGTGCCTGATGATCCCGCAGCACTCACCCGCGCACGCCATGGGTTTCATGAAGGCACTGACAGCGTACCGCCCGACCTGGCTGAACTGCGCACCGTCGGCGTTTCGCGCGTTCGCCGGCTCAGCGCGCACCGCAAGCCTGCGCATGCTGGTCCTTGGTGGCGAGCCAGTCGACGCCGCACTGCTGGAACAATTGCGCGGGCGCCCGCTGACCCTGGTCAACTCCTATGGCCCGACCGAGTGCTCCGACGTCGCGAGCTGGTGCAGTCAGGACATGCAAACACTGGCGCAGGCCGCTGAAATGCCGTTGGGCCAGGCGATACCCGGGGTTCAGGTGTTTGTGCTGGACGAAAACCTGCAACCCGTCGCGATCGGTGAAGCCGGCGAAATCCACATCGCCGGAACCGGAGTCGGCCAAGGCTATCTGCGGCGTGCCGCACTCAGCGCGCAAACCTTCATCCCCAACCCTTACGGCCCTGCCGGCAGCCGCATGTACAAGAGCGGCGACCTGGGCAGGTACCTGTCCGATGGCAGCCTCGCATTTATCGGTCGCATCGATTTTCAGGTGAAGGTGCGCGGTCACCGCATTGAACTGGGCGAAATCGAGAGTCGCTTGTCAGCCTGTGCAGCCATTCGTGAAGCGGTGGTCATGGCGCTCGAGGCCGGTGCGGGTGAAAAGCGCCTGGTCGCCTACCTCGTCGCCGGGGATGGCCACGTGATCGACGGCGAGCAACTGGCCAACACCTTGCGCGAGGACTTGCCCGACTACATGGTGCCGGACACCTGGATCGCGCTGCCGCAACTACCGCTGAATATCAACGGCAAGCTGGACCGCAAGGCATTGCCGCCACCCGCATGGCGGGTTCAGCAAAAGACTGCGGCTGACGGCCTGGCACTGACGCCGATCCTGCGCCAGCCACGCATCGATGTCCGCAGCCTGATTTCGTGA
- a CDS encoding non-ribosomal peptide synthetase, translating into MNRKLAPVYRFCASTAQRRLWQRHQQDPRLAPAHCSALMHVHGPLNCAGLERSLAVVVQRHEALRTVFSWEDNELVQWIDEGMQIPLELIDLSSLAGSALPRGLQMARQRADELFDLSRGPLLRVCLIQLGEDQHLLLLTAHPSVADHPSMRILCQEWSQIHNAGGLTADATLPPLEVQLADVCVWQHQRMQTPAIRDLLNSAREDYRERPWTLELPRTDVASTAASAQVGVVEWQADPSILTLLEQIATRHNSNLDGVLTAAFNAVLYRYSQQNEICLGFATPNRRHAQTQGLIGGLANTLIMRTVLSDGVSLEEAVSLTREARLKAEEFPDIDLAHLLAASATEADGTLENGLSATFERRDPARLALTGVAVEGLPFASQTIDCDLKLVVYSHPTRLAGCFEYAAEHFTDVTLQRMARHFEAALQALALTPHSRIEQWPLAPAGCASLSTNEDLTAFSEHQQLPVFRRFAAQAARTPEAIALIFEQQSCTYAQLNRQANQLAAHLHSLGVGSQSVVALLVERGPRLVSSLLAILKVGAAYLPLDAMYPAQRISNMFEDAGVSLIITSAALLEHLPESPLPLVCLDQQNEQLARQPLSDPDIAVSPQQLAYCLFTSGSTGRPKGVQIEHRALSNLLAAMEAAPGLGPDDVWLSVTSAAFDIFAVEVYLPLITGATLLLASKEEAADPSALARLAQVHGATVLQATPATWRMLIDSQVSMSLRTAMSGGEAMDTALAEGMRSLAKTVWNLYGPTETTIYSSRTKILSGHLPTLGGPVENTRLYVLDRHLNPLPVGCTGEIHIGGDGLARGYINRPDLTAERFLPDPFGPPGSRMYRTGDLARQLPNGDLVYLDRIDFQVKIRGLRIELGEIEAALRRIADVRQAVVTAHGEETASRKLVAYVVARPGHTLDREALAHELQQSVPDYMVPGLWVFLEKLPLNVSGKIDRSRLPAPPRTSAIDARPNPEVLSDSQARLAAIWAQTLQIADVALQDNFFALGGNSMLAIRCLVRINSEFDKQLSLRTFFEHQTVAALDLHLQIQAQPNAVEQVRMTTWFSQPDLPDVYGFSGCGMHGAAYFPLARALAPVCNFHALEPLEPESPDGQLVTVQALAQRYAEAIISHRKTTPITLVGHSFGGSLAFETARLLEQRSLSVRLILLDATLVDPCLLEREAGIAAPADRLPEWLAIAPELPGGQIAEDDLLASARTLYLQHCRIFAAYVPSGILRAPVTALLAEQALLLQKLRAGFLRVCAQRLLAPPVLHSVPGDHMSMLAPPHVEVVAARISHELHQPATAPARAAMAHDSA; encoded by the coding sequence ATGAACCGCAAACTCGCACCCGTCTACCGGTTTTGCGCCTCGACGGCCCAGCGTCGACTGTGGCAACGCCACCAACAAGATCCGCGCCTGGCGCCGGCACATTGCTCGGCGCTGATGCACGTGCACGGCCCACTGAACTGCGCAGGACTTGAACGCAGCCTGGCCGTCGTGGTGCAACGGCATGAGGCCCTGCGCACGGTTTTTTCCTGGGAAGACAACGAGCTGGTGCAATGGATTGATGAAGGGATGCAGATCCCGCTGGAGCTCATCGACCTCTCTTCATTGGCTGGATCGGCATTGCCGCGCGGTCTGCAAATGGCCCGTCAGCGCGCTGACGAACTGTTCGACCTGAGCCGTGGGCCGCTGCTGCGCGTCTGCCTGATACAGCTCGGCGAAGATCAGCATTTATTGCTACTGACGGCTCACCCCAGCGTCGCTGATCACCCATCAATGCGCATTCTTTGCCAGGAGTGGAGCCAGATCCATAATGCCGGTGGCCTGACTGCCGACGCGACACTGCCGCCGCTGGAAGTTCAGCTTGCCGATGTCTGTGTCTGGCAACATCAACGGATGCAAACTCCGGCAATACGCGATCTGCTGAACAGCGCCCGCGAGGATTATCGCGAGCGGCCATGGACGCTCGAGCTGCCCCGTACGGATGTCGCATCCACCGCAGCCTCTGCGCAAGTCGGTGTGGTGGAATGGCAGGCCGATCCGTCGATACTGACCTTGCTGGAACAGATCGCCACTCGCCACAACAGCAATCTTGACGGGGTGCTGACAGCGGCCTTCAACGCCGTGCTATATCGCTACAGCCAGCAGAATGAAATCTGCCTGGGGTTCGCCACGCCGAATCGCCGCCATGCCCAAACCCAAGGCCTGATCGGTGGTCTGGCCAACACCTTGATCATGCGCACGGTACTGAGCGACGGTGTCAGCCTTGAAGAGGCTGTATCGCTCACTCGCGAGGCCCGGCTCAAGGCTGAAGAGTTTCCTGATATCGACCTTGCGCACCTGCTCGCGGCTTCGGCCACTGAGGCTGACGGCACGCTGGAGAATGGTCTCAGCGCGACCTTCGAACGGCGTGATCCTGCGCGACTGGCTCTGACCGGCGTGGCCGTCGAAGGATTGCCGTTTGCCAGCCAGACCATCGATTGCGACCTGAAACTGGTCGTCTACAGCCACCCGACGCGTTTGGCAGGATGCTTTGAATATGCCGCAGAGCATTTCACTGACGTGACCCTGCAACGCATGGCGCGACACTTCGAAGCTGCGTTGCAGGCATTGGCGCTGACGCCGCACAGCCGCATCGAGCAGTGGCCCTTGGCGCCGGCAGGCTGCGCGTCGCTGTCGACCAACGAGGATCTGACAGCGTTCAGCGAACATCAGCAGTTGCCGGTGTTTCGGCGGTTTGCCGCGCAGGCGGCCAGGACGCCTGAGGCGATTGCGCTGATCTTTGAACAGCAGTCCTGCACCTATGCGCAACTCAACCGTCAGGCCAATCAACTCGCCGCACACTTGCACAGTCTCGGGGTTGGATCGCAGAGCGTGGTGGCGCTGCTGGTTGAGCGCGGTCCGCGCCTGGTCAGCAGTTTATTGGCGATCCTCAAGGTCGGCGCCGCTTACCTGCCGCTAGACGCCATGTACCCTGCCCAGCGCATCAGCAACATGTTCGAAGACGCCGGCGTCAGTTTGATCATCACCAGCGCAGCGCTGCTCGAACATCTGCCAGAAAGCCCATTACCACTGGTTTGCCTGGATCAACAGAATGAGCAACTGGCCCGCCAGCCGCTGAGCGATCCAGACATCGCAGTCAGCCCGCAACAGCTCGCTTATTGCCTGTTCACCTCCGGCTCGACGGGCCGTCCGAAAGGCGTGCAGATCGAACATCGGGCACTGAGTAACCTGCTCGCGGCGATGGAGGCTGCGCCCGGCCTTGGGCCTGACGATGTCTGGCTGAGCGTGACCTCGGCCGCTTTCGACATCTTCGCGGTAGAGGTTTATCTGCCGCTGATCACGGGCGCCACGCTGCTGCTGGCGAGCAAAGAAGAGGCTGCAGATCCGAGCGCTCTTGCACGCTTGGCACAGGTGCACGGAGCGACAGTGCTGCAAGCGACGCCCGCCACCTGGCGCATGCTGATCGACAGCCAGGTGAGCATGTCGCTGCGCACCGCCATGAGTGGCGGCGAAGCGATGGATACGGCCTTGGCTGAGGGCATGCGCAGCCTCGCCAAAACGGTGTGGAACCTCTATGGCCCCACGGAAACGACAATTTATTCAAGCCGCACAAAGATCCTCAGCGGGCACCTGCCGACTCTTGGCGGACCGGTCGAAAATACTCGTTTGTACGTGCTCGATCGCCACCTCAATCCGCTGCCGGTGGGTTGCACCGGAGAAATCCATATCGGCGGCGACGGCTTGGCCAGGGGTTACATCAATCGCCCCGACCTTACCGCCGAGCGCTTCCTGCCCGATCCGTTCGGTCCGCCAGGCAGCCGCATGTATCGTACCGGCGACCTCGCCCGGCAGTTGCCCAACGGCGATCTGGTTTACCTCGATCGTATCGATTTCCAGGTGAAAATTCGTGGTTTGCGCATCGAACTGGGCGAAATCGAGGCCGCGCTGCGAAGGATTGCGGACGTGCGCCAGGCCGTCGTCACCGCGCATGGCGAAGAAACTGCCAGCCGAAAACTGGTGGCTTATGTGGTGGCGCGCCCGGGGCACACGCTGGATCGCGAAGCACTCGCGCACGAACTGCAACAATCGGTGCCTGACTACATGGTGCCCGGCCTGTGGGTGTTCCTGGAAAAACTGCCGTTGAACGTCAGCGGAAAAATCGACCGCAGTCGCCTGCCCGCGCCGCCACGGACATCAGCCATCGATGCCCGGCCAAACCCTGAGGTATTGAGCGACAGCCAGGCACGTCTGGCGGCGATATGGGCGCAAACCCTGCAAATTGCGGATGTCGCCCTGCAGGACAACTTCTTCGCACTGGGTGGCAACTCGATGCTGGCGATCCGTTGCCTGGTACGGATCAACAGTGAGTTCGACAAACAGCTGTCACTGCGCACTTTTTTCGAACACCAGACGGTTGCAGCGCTAGATCTTCATCTGCAAATACAGGCGCAACCGAACGCTGTTGAACAAGTGCGGATGACTACCTGGTTCAGCCAGCCCGATTTGCCCGACGTTTACGGTTTTTCTGGCTGTGGCATGCACGGCGCGGCCTATTTTCCATTGGCGCGGGCTTTGGCCCCGGTGTGCAACTTTCACGCTCTGGAGCCTTTGGAGCCGGAATCACCCGACGGGCAACTGGTCACGGTGCAAGCGCTGGCCCAGCGATACGCCGAGGCAATCATCAGTCACCGTAAAACCACACCGATTACCTTGGTGGGGCATTCTTTCGGCGGTTCACTTGCCTTCGAAACCGCGCGGTTGCTTGAGCAGCGGTCACTCTCTGTGCGCCTGATCCTGCTCGACGCGACATTGGTCGACCCGTGCCTGCTCGAACGCGAGGCCGGTATTGCCGCGCCGGCGGATCGTTTGCCCGAATGGCTGGCGATTGCGCCAGAATTGCCTGGAGGGCAGATCGCCGAGGATGACCTGCTCGCCAGCGCCCGAACGCTGTACCTGCAACATTGCCGGATCTTCGCGGCTTACGTACCCAGCGGCATCCTGCGTGCACCGGTCACGGCACTGTTGGCGGAACAGGCGCTGCTCCTGCAAAAGCTGCGTGCGGGCTTTTTGCGCGTTTGTGCGCAGCGGTTGCTCGCGCCTCCCGTGTTGCACAGCGTTCCGGGTGACCACATGAGCATGCTCGCGCCGCCGCATGTCGAAGTCGTCGCGGCGCGTATCAGCCACGAACTGCACCAGCCGGCCACCGCGCCTGCCCGTGCGGCGATGGCACACGACAGCGCATGA